One Paenibacillus sp. FSL W8-0186 genomic window carries:
- a CDS encoding LysE family transporter, with product MPVISFLLFVFISSFTPGPNNIMAMAMAHRGLRRTVKFSMGVGSGFFIITLLCCSFFNLLLASVLPVIELPLTLLGVGYMLYLAYKILTSKDTGDSRDYREGNLFLTGALLQFVNPKGILFSITLVGTFIAPYYTSYLSYFLLSVLLGVTGFLSTFTWSLFGSILQKVIMRYRRPFNLIMTLLLVYSAFSILVR from the coding sequence ATGCCCGTCATTTCGTTTCTACTCTTTGTATTCATATCCAGCTTCACCCCAGGCCCCAACAACATTATGGCTATGGCCATGGCTCATCGGGGACTGCGCAGAACCGTGAAATTCAGTATGGGCGTGGGCAGCGGATTTTTCATCATCACCTTGCTATGCTGCAGTTTCTTTAACCTCCTGCTTGCCAGCGTACTGCCCGTGATTGAGCTTCCATTAACCCTGCTTGGCGTAGGCTATATGCTGTATTTGGCCTATAAAATACTGACCAGTAAAGATACGGGAGATTCCAGGGATTACCGGGAAGGCAATCTCTTCCTCACCGGCGCTTTGCTGCAATTCGTCAATCCGAAAGGCATCCTATTCAGCATTACCTTAGTGGGAACCTTTATTGCACCCTATTACACTTCGTACTTAAGCTATTTTCTTCTTTCCGTATTGTTAGGCGTAACGGGTTTCCTGAGTACCTTCACGTGGAGTCTGTTCGGCTCTATTTTGCAAAAAGTCATCATGCGCTACAGACGGCCGTTCAATCTGATCATGACGCTTTTATTGGTTTACAGCGCTTTTTCGATCCTTGTTAGGTAG
- a CDS encoding sugar phosphate isomerase/epimerase, whose amino-acid sequence MTVPLHLGVRAHDFGQIPLTDLIQKLQQYEFSHIQFAIKKSFPESAPSLSALSPGTAAYYGNAFRRAGIQIAVLGCYVNIVAPDPQTEAQALADFKTNIRLARDFGASLVGTETGSVGHGYTTDNFTEEAFQRVIPAVREMVAEAERFGVTVGIEAGLNHPLHTASLARRLLDAIPSNNLQIILDCANLMSPDNYTRQDEVVAEALELLGDRIAVLHLKDFIVKDGRIEMVPVGQGFLKFEPILRYMKYERPHIQGLMESTTEPHLAGSVEFLRRLYEEV is encoded by the coding sequence ATGACGGTTCCACTTCATCTCGGCGTTCGCGCCCATGATTTCGGACAAATTCCATTGACCGATCTGATTCAGAAGCTGCAGCAATACGAGTTCTCGCATATTCAATTTGCGATCAAGAAATCTTTTCCGGAGAGCGCACCCAGCCTTTCCGCTTTGAGTCCGGGCACGGCGGCTTACTACGGCAACGCCTTCCGGCGGGCGGGCATTCAAATTGCGGTGCTGGGCTGCTATGTCAATATCGTAGCGCCCGACCCGCAGACAGAGGCCCAGGCGCTGGCTGACTTCAAGACCAATATCCGCTTGGCGAGAGATTTCGGCGCCAGCCTTGTAGGTACGGAGACGGGCAGCGTTGGCCATGGCTACACGACCGACAACTTTACCGAAGAAGCCTTCCAAAGGGTCATACCTGCAGTACGCGAGATGGTTGCCGAAGCCGAGCGCTTTGGCGTCACGGTTGGCATCGAAGCGGGATTAAATCATCCCCTTCACACTGCTTCATTGGCCCGTCGCCTGCTGGATGCGATTCCTTCGAACAATTTGCAGATCATTCTCGACTGCGCCAACCTGATGTCGCCGGACAACTATACGCGGCAGGACGAAGTGGTTGCCGAAGCGCTGGAGCTGCTGGGTGATCGGATCGCCGTCCTCCATCTGAAGGATTTCATCGTGAAGGACGGACGAATCGAAATGGTCCCCGTAGGCCAGGGTTTTCTCAAGTTCGAGCCGATTCTCCGCTATATGAAATACGAACGGCCACATATTCAGGGCCTTATGGAGAGTACAACCGAACCGCATTTGGCGGGGAGCGTCGAGTTTCTGAGAAGATTGTACGAAGAAGTGTAA
- a CDS encoding XRE family transcriptional regulator yields MEEIHLILARNLKAIREKEKLSLEKVSQLSGVSKTMIGQIERGESSPTLTTIWKIANGLKVSFTTLIQQSQPETEVVIRNELQALTEDNGKYRVYPCFPYQEDRRFELYQVEIEPGGMLQSEAHREATEEYIMVYDGELSLRVNENEYKLQQGDSIRFRADRPHTYVNAGKSLVRLSMTIYYAPPSHEL; encoded by the coding sequence ATGGAGGAAATTCATCTTATTCTTGCGAGAAATTTAAAAGCCATTCGCGAAAAGGAAAAATTAAGCTTGGAGAAGGTATCTCAGCTAAGCGGCGTAAGCAAGACGATGATCGGACAGATCGAGCGCGGTGAATCAAGCCCGACTCTTACGACCATTTGGAAAATCGCGAATGGACTGAAGGTTTCTTTTACTACACTTATCCAGCAGTCCCAGCCGGAGACGGAAGTCGTTATACGAAATGAGTTACAAGCATTGACGGAGGATAACGGGAAGTATAGAGTATACCCCTGCTTTCCTTATCAGGAGGATCGGCGCTTTGAGCTATACCAGGTAGAAATTGAGCCTGGGGGAATGCTGCAGTCGGAGGCCCACAGAGAGGCAACGGAGGAATACATCATGGTTTATGATGGCGAGCTTAGCCTCCGCGTCAATGAAAATGAATATAAATTGCAGCAAGGTGATTCCATCAGGTTTAGGGCAGACAGGCCGCATACTTATGTTAATGCTGGAAAGTCGCTAGTCCGGCTAAGCATGACGATCTATTATGCACCGCCGTCACATGAGCTTTAA